A stretch of Metabacillus sp. FJAT-52054 DNA encodes these proteins:
- a CDS encoding DUF3427 domain-containing protein, which produces MQSNNGYYEELFLTGKEYPGAHVIQRLSPKEYIEVLVLHAARGLSEKFTSLIENDQYSEMTRLASELSSLLKDGEDQFSLPLSMVTYNRDGKEMPYFQDFFLSRLNLLHNEKHSIKNFFKTLKFEMLTADSAEFMVSFIRMSGLQLLIQPLLELEQRGIPVRIITSTYLGITEAKALKRLQGFSNVTVRVLPSQTESFHTKAYLFHRHSGFHNVIIGSSNLSHSALINGHELNVKIPDSPYFPVFDQTKKVFDSTWQDPKCLPLTDDLITEYESYQKARNDYEQFAYKQAAAAAEAPALYTTGIIPNSMQKKALENLVKTRSSGNRKGVIIAATGTGKTYLSAFDVKAVKPNRLLFIAHREELLDNAISAFQKVIPDASLYGKVTGTQKQFDHRYVFSTVQSLHRENNLVRFHSDSFDYIIIDEFHHAEAPSYKRVLDYFEPDFLLGLTATPERLDGKDVLAICDHNVVYEIRLRDALESELLAPFHYFGVSDQTIDYSSIPLRNGLYQEDALVKALSTNRRTDFIIEMMEHYGYDGDRLTGLGFCTNIAHAKYMSTEFNARGYVTSFLTGEHSITYRKEMVSKLEDDHHPLQLIFTVDIFNEGIDIPKLNLLLFLRPTESSAIFIQQLGRGLRKVPRKEFVTVLDFIGNYQKSFVVPLALSGQMNQRGFDKDSLRVAITHEFSDLPGGSYVDLDPITRKEVLDRIDSIKMNSSEMLKMLYHQFRNELGRSPEILDFLYSEQSPSFGYFVHKYGTWVKVKEKMQDLSPLDEEILNNRTLLFLIERLEKMVPVKWPYELIVLELAFMQKDVLAEDVTRHMEKKFGVPVKFATHQTIIQQSFLRLSTPDKKTKLVIGESDGSVLRLREEILTLSENPSVYQYIKDRIDYGIIEFRRMYHPEKFLKGDKLSLYQNYTRNDLIFLFEAGVAEGTWREGVSKTGCHYLLFINLNKSDRVEKHLHYQDYFIDQKHFHWQSQNQTSHSSTVGQNYIHHQELGIHIHLFVRKFTEMHGMTLPFSYLGEVDYVSSHGDKPMSIRWKLHHAIPEDLFMDLVR; this is translated from the coding sequence TTTCGCTTCCGCTTTCCATGGTTACATATAATCGTGATGGAAAAGAAATGCCTTATTTTCAGGATTTCTTTCTTTCCCGCCTGAATTTACTGCATAACGAAAAACATTCAATTAAAAATTTCTTTAAAACTTTGAAATTTGAAATGCTCACAGCAGATTCTGCAGAGTTTATGGTTAGTTTTATCCGGATGTCCGGTCTTCAGCTCCTTATACAGCCGCTGCTTGAGCTGGAACAAAGAGGTATTCCGGTACGAATTATTACATCAACTTATCTGGGGATTACAGAGGCAAAAGCATTAAAGAGGTTACAGGGTTTCTCCAATGTAACAGTTCGGGTGCTTCCTTCGCAAACCGAGTCATTTCACACGAAAGCCTATCTGTTCCACCGGCATTCCGGTTTCCATAACGTCATCATTGGTTCATCCAACCTGTCTCATTCGGCCCTTATTAATGGGCACGAACTAAATGTAAAAATTCCTGATTCACCCTATTTCCCTGTTTTTGACCAAACAAAAAAGGTCTTTGATTCCACCTGGCAAGATCCGAAGTGTCTTCCTCTAACTGACGATTTGATTACAGAATACGAGTCCTATCAAAAAGCAAGAAATGATTATGAACAATTTGCCTATAAACAGGCTGCCGCTGCTGCAGAGGCTCCTGCTTTATATACAACTGGCATCATACCGAATTCCATGCAAAAAAAGGCTTTGGAAAATTTGGTGAAGACCCGCAGCTCAGGCAACAGAAAAGGAGTCATTATTGCAGCAACCGGAACGGGGAAAACATACTTATCTGCGTTTGACGTAAAGGCAGTAAAACCAAATAGGCTGTTATTCATCGCCCACCGGGAAGAACTGCTTGATAATGCCATCTCTGCTTTTCAGAAGGTCATTCCCGATGCCTCGCTATATGGAAAAGTAACGGGAACACAGAAGCAATTTGATCACCGTTATGTCTTCAGTACTGTGCAATCCCTCCACAGGGAAAATAACTTGGTCCGATTCCATTCAGACTCTTTCGATTACATCATTATTGATGAATTTCATCATGCAGAAGCTCCTTCGTATAAAAGGGTGCTTGATTACTTTGAACCTGATTTTTTATTAGGTTTGACTGCAACACCAGAACGTCTGGACGGGAAAGATGTACTGGCCATTTGCGACCACAATGTTGTTTACGAAATCAGGCTACGTGACGCCCTGGAATCTGAATTGCTAGCACCCTTTCACTATTTTGGCGTTTCGGACCAAACAATCGATTATTCTTCCATTCCTCTTCGGAACGGACTGTATCAGGAGGATGCTCTAGTTAAAGCATTAAGTACCAATCGCCGAACTGATTTTATTATTGAAATGATGGAACATTACGGATATGACGGTGACCGCCTGACTGGGCTTGGTTTCTGTACAAATATTGCCCATGCCAAATATATGAGTACAGAATTTAATGCAAGAGGATACGTGACTTCATTTCTCACAGGTGAGCACTCCATAACCTATCGGAAAGAAATGGTCAGTAAGCTGGAAGATGATCATCATCCGCTGCAGCTCATTTTTACAGTTGATATTTTCAATGAGGGAATTGATATACCAAAACTAAACTTGCTTTTATTCTTGCGGCCCACAGAATCATCTGCAATCTTCATTCAGCAGCTTGGACGCGGATTAAGGAAAGTACCAAGAAAAGAGTTTGTAACGGTGCTTGATTTTATCGGAAACTACCAGAAATCCTTCGTTGTTCCTCTTGCTCTTTCCGGCCAGATGAATCAGAGAGGATTTGACAAGGATTCGCTGAGAGTTGCCATCACCCATGAGTTTTCTGATCTTCCTGGCGGTTCGTACGTGGACCTTGATCCAATCACAAGAAAAGAAGTTCTCGATCGAATTGATTCCATCAAGATGAATTCTTCTGAAATGCTGAAAATGCTTTATCATCAATTCCGAAATGAACTGGGACGATCACCAGAAATTCTGGACTTTCTCTATTCTGAACAATCACCCAGCTTTGGGTACTTTGTACATAAATACGGGACGTGGGTCAAGGTCAAGGAAAAAATGCAGGATCTTTCCCCATTGGACGAGGAGATTCTGAATAATCGCACCTTATTGTTCCTTATAGAGCGCCTTGAAAAAATGGTTCCCGTTAAATGGCCATATGAGCTGATTGTCTTGGAGCTCGCATTCATGCAAAAGGATGTACTGGCTGAGGATGTTACGAGGCACATGGAGAAAAAATTTGGAGTACCTGTCAAATTTGCAACCCATCAGACGATCATCCAGCAGTCTTTTTTAAGATTGAGCACACCGGATAAAAAAACAAAGCTCGTTATAGGGGAATCAGACGGTTCTGTTTTGAGGCTGAGAGAAGAGATTTTAACTCTTTCAGAGAATCCCTCTGTATATCAATACATTAAGGACCGAATTGATTATGGAATTATTGAATTTAGACGAATGTATCATCCTGAAAAGTTTTTAAAAGGAGACAAGCTCTCTCTTTATCAAAATTATACGAGAAATGATTTGATCTTTTTATTTGAAGCGGGAGTCGCGGAAGGAACATGGCGCGAGGGTGTAAGCAAAACAGGCTGCCATTACCTGCTGTTTATCAATTTGAACAAGTCTGACCGAGTGGAAAAGCACCTTCACTATCAAGACTATTTTATTGATCAAAAGCATTTCCACTGGCAAAGCCAAAACCAAACATCCCATTCTTCAACTGTAGGACAAAATTACATCCATCATCAAGAGCTAGGCATTCACATCCATTTGTTCGTAAGGAAATTTACTGAAATGCACGGTATGACTCTCCCATTTTCTTATCTTGGAGAAGTGGATTATGTCTCAAGTCATGGCGACAAGCCAATGAGCATTCGATGGAAGCTTCATCATGCCATTCCAGAAGATTTGTTTATGGACCTCGTCCGCTAA
- a CDS encoding SurA N-terminal domain-containing protein — protein sequence MKKIMYPLTIGLMSMVLAACGAQDQAKKEEPKKTEEQAKADQPSQKEQQKQMEEMQKKMEAQKVDEKKTVATVNGKAITGSDYNSVLSSTQMQMQQMGQDPTSKEAEKQVKDQTVNTLVGQNILMQEADKKGYKASADEVKKQIDEIKKQYNNDDKKFQEALKMQGMDEKQLNEQVAQSIKMNQYVSKEIPAPKVTDKEIEEYYNQFAQQGGQGGQKPPKLEEVKPQIQQQLTQQKQNEALGKKVEELKKTAKVEIKI from the coding sequence ATGAAAAAAATAATGTATCCTCTCACCATAGGATTAATGAGTATGGTTTTGGCGGCATGCGGAGCCCAGGACCAGGCAAAAAAGGAAGAACCTAAGAAAACAGAAGAACAGGCTAAAGCAGATCAGCCAAGCCAAAAAGAACAGCAAAAGCAAATGGAAGAAATGCAGAAGAAAATGGAAGCTCAAAAAGTAGATGAAAAGAAAACAGTCGCTACAGTGAACGGTAAGGCAATAACAGGAAGCGACTACAATAGTGTTCTGTCTTCCACTCAAATGCAAATGCAGCAAATGGGCCAGGATCCAACTTCAAAAGAAGCGGAAAAGCAAGTTAAAGATCAGACCGTTAATACGCTGGTCGGTCAGAATATCCTGATGCAGGAAGCTGATAAAAAAGGCTACAAAGCATCTGCTGATGAAGTAAAGAAGCAGATAGATGAAATTAAAAAACAATACAATAATGATGATAAAAAGTTCCAGGAAGCACTTAAGATGCAGGGAATGGACGAAAAGCAGCTTAATGAGCAAGTGGCTCAAAGCATTAAAATGAACCAGTATGTATCAAAAGAAATTCCTGCCCCTAAAGTAACGGACAAAGAGATTGAAGAATATTATAACCAGTTTGCACAGCAGGGCGGACAAGGCGGACAAAAACCGCCTAAGCTTGAGGAAGTTAAACCGCAAATCCAGCAGCAGCTGACCCAGCAAAAGCAAAACGAAGCACTTGGAAAAAAGGTAGAAGAGCTTAAGAAAACAGCTAAGGTAGAAATTAAAATTTAA
- a CDS encoding (deoxy)nucleoside triphosphate pyrophosphohydrolase — translation MKKTVKVVGAVIHNDQNQILCALRSPEMSLPDYWEFPGGKIEDGESPEESLVREIEEELGCRIHVKEKIVDVLHEYDKVIVNLLTYHASIVSGNPEAKEHAELRWTAVEALNELEWAPADIPTVLHLNNRN, via the coding sequence ATGAAAAAAACCGTAAAAGTCGTTGGAGCGGTCATACATAATGATCAAAACCAAATTCTATGCGCTCTGCGTTCTCCTGAAATGTCACTGCCTGACTATTGGGAGTTTCCTGGCGGGAAAATTGAAGATGGGGAAAGCCCGGAAGAAAGTCTTGTTCGTGAAATAGAAGAAGAGCTTGGGTGCAGAATACATGTAAAAGAAAAAATTGTGGATGTTTTACACGAATACGACAAGGTTATTGTGAATTTATTAACCTATCATGCATCCATTGTTTCAGGGAATCCTGAAGCGAAGGAGCATGCAGAATTAAGATGGACGGCTGTGGAGGCGCTTAATGAATTGGAATGGGCGCCGGCAGATATTCCCACCGTCCTTCACTTGAACAATAGGAACTAA